In Sorghum bicolor cultivar BTx623 chromosome 10, Sorghum_bicolor_NCBIv3, whole genome shotgun sequence, one genomic interval encodes:
- the LOC8072679 gene encoding phospholipase A1-II 7: MASSATASGNGSIAERWRELQGEHSWNGLLDPLDLDLRKSIISYGELVSAALDGFNNEKRSPHAGDCMYGTTDLLSRSTVAAAGNYRVTKFIYATAAEPALRDAFLVLPNAALRDPWSTESNWIGYVAVATDDGVAALGRRDILVAWRGTLALESLKDVGDALVPTAPALGQPLGSVHGGFLSLYTSSDAGSEFNKISARAQVLEEVRNLVEQYKDEVTSITVAGHSLGASLATLNAIDMVANGVNGASSQPPPCPVSAVVFASPRVGDESFAAAFRSFGDQLRALHVKNSGDQVTLYPTAKGYSDDVAVTLPVNPSLSPYLRSPATQQTLHNLECYLHGVAGEQGSAGGFNLEVCRDEALVNKDADGLKDEYHVPASWWVVLNKSMVKNAKGKWELRDFE; this comes from the coding sequence ATGGCGTCCTCTGCAACTGCGTCTGGAAACGGAAGCATCGCTGAGAGGTGGCGCGAGCTCCAGGGCGAGCACTCGTGGAACGGCCTCTTGGACCCGCTGGACCTGGACCTCCGCAAGTCCATCATCTCCTACGGCGAGCTCGTGTCTGCCGCTCTCGACGGGTTCAACAACGAGAAGCGCTCGCCCCACGCCGGCGACTGCATGTACGGGACCACCGACCTGCTGTCCCGCTCTACAGTGGCCGCCGCCGGCAACTACAGGGTCACCAAGTTCATCTACGCCACGGCGGCGGAGCCGGCCCTGCGCGACGCGTTCCTGGTCCTGCCGAACGCGGCGCTCAGGGACCCGTGGTCCACGGAGTCCAACTGGATCGGGTACGTTGCCGTGGCCACGGACGACGGCGTGGCTGCGCTGGGGCGGCGCGACATCCTCGTGGCGTGGCGCGGGACGCTGGCCCTCGAGTCGCTCAAGGACGTCGGCGACGCGCTGGTGCCCACCGCGCCGGCGCTGGGGCAACCGCTGGGCAGCGTGCACGGGGGCTTCCTGTCCCTGTACACCTCCAGCGACGCCGGCTCCGAGTTCAACAAGATCAGCGCGAGGGCGCAGGTCCTGGAGGAGGTGAGGAACCTGGTGGAGCAATACAAGGACGAGGTCACAAGCATCACCGTTGCCGGCCACAGCCTCGGTGCGTCCCTCGCCACCCTCAACGCCATTGACATGGTAGCCAACGGCGTCAATGGCGCCTCTTCCCAGCCGCCGCCGTGCCCAGTGTCGGCGGTCGTGTTCGCGAGCCCGCGCGTCGGGGACGAATCCTTCGCGGCGGCCTTCCGCTCGTTCGGTGACCAGCTCAGGGCCCTGCACGTGAAGAACAGCGGCGACCAGGTGACCTTGTACCCGACGGCGAAAGGGTACTCCGACGACGTGGCCGTGACGCTTCCCGTCAACCCGTCACTGTCGCCGTACCTTAGGTCGCCGGCCACGCAGCAGACACTGCACAACCTCGAGTGCTACCTGCACGGCGTCGCCGGCGAGCAGGGCAGCGCTGGAGGATTCAACCTGGAGGTGTGCCGCGACGAGGCGCTAGTGAACAAGGATGCGGACGGGCTCAAGGACGAGTATCATGTGCCGG
- the LOC8155536 gene encoding phospholipase A1-II 7 translates to MVSSVVAAAAGTGNGGRSIAERWRELQGSRSWDGLLDPLDLDLRKSLISYGELVSATGAGFNNEKRSPHYGLCRYCPDDLLVKSGVVDGARYYRVTKFVYATAELLFGLYKQTTWMGYVAVATDEGVAALGRRDIVVAWRGSATRAEWAKDIFEFVPAPAESVLGSAAAAYPSAYVHSGFLSLYTTSNADSELGKTSARDQVLQEVSRLVELYKDEDQEMSITVVGHSLGAALSILNAVDLVSNGVNNSCPVAAVVFACPHVGNNSFKDAFDSFDDLKALHVKNKIDLVPLLMDWLPDLGVTLPIDTSLSPYLKDPQNTAHELECYLHGVAGVQGSDAGGGFDLVVDRDVALLNRSADALKDEHPVPASWWVAEHKSMVKNAKGKWELKDFEQIIY, encoded by the coding sequence ATGGTGTCGTCTGTAGTAGCTGCTGCAGCTGGGACTGGAAATGGCGGAAGAAGCATCGCCGAGAGGTGGCGTGAGCTCCAGGGCTCGCGCTCGTGGGACGGCCTGCTTGACCCGTTGGACCTGGACCTCCGCAAGTCTCTCATCTCCTACGGCGAGCTCGTGTCCGCCACCGGCGCCGGCTTCAACAACGAGAAGCGCTCGCCGCACTACGGTCTGTGCAGGTACTGCCCCGACGACCTGCTTGTCAAGTCCGGGGTGGTCGACGGCGCCCGCTACTACAGGGTCACCAAATTCGTGTACGCCACGGCGGAGCTGCTGTTCGGCCTGTACAAGCAGACCACCTGGATGGGGTACGTCGCGGTGGCCACGGACGAGGGCGTGGCCGCGCTCGGCAGGCGCGACATCGTCGTGGCGTGGCGCGGGTCGGCGACGCGCGCGGAGTGGGCCAAGGACATCTTCGAGTTCGTGCCGGCGCCCGCCGAGTCCGTGCTgggctccgccgccgccgcgtaccCATCGGCGTACGTGCACAGCGGCTTCCTGTCCTTGTACACCACCAGCAACGCCGACTCTGAGCTCGGCAAGACCAGCGCCAGGGACCAGGTGCTCCAGGAGGTGAGCAGGCTGGTGGAGCTCTACAAGGACGAGGACCAGGAGATGAGCATCACCGTCGTCGGCCACAGCCTCGGCGCCGCGCTCTCCATCCTCAACGCCGTCGACCTCGTCAGCAACGGCGTGAACAACTCCTGCCCGGTGGCAGCCGTCGTGTTCGCCTGCCCGCATGTTGGCAACAACTCCTTCAAAGACGCCTTCGACTCCTTCGACGACCTCAAGGCACTCCACGTGAAGAACAAGATAGACTTGGTGCCCCTGCTCATGGACTGGTTGCCTGACCTGGGCGTGACGCTGCCCATCGACACGAGCCTGTCGCCGTACCTCAAGGACCCCCAGAACACGGCCCACGAGCTCGAGTGCTACTTGCATGGCGTCGCCGGGGTTCAGGGAAGCGACGCCGGCGGAGGGTTCGACCTGGTGGTGGACCGCGACGTGGCGCTGCTCAACAGGAGCGCCGACGCGCTCAAGGACGAGCACCCGGTGCCGGCGAGCTGGTGGGTGGCGGAGCACAAGAGCATGGTCAAGAACGCCAAAGGCAAGTGGGAGCTCAAGGATTTCGAGCAGATCATATATTAA